In Saccharomyces eubayanus strain FM1318 chromosome XIV, whole genome shotgun sequence, the sequence AAATGAATTACCTTTGATTTACCATGTTGACGTCGCTTCCATGTATCCAAATATCATGACTACTAATAGATTGCAACCAGATAGTATCAAAACGGAACGTGATTGTGCTAGTTGTGACTTCAATAGGCCTGGTAAATCTTGTGCAAGGAATCTGAAATGGGCCTGGAGGGGTGAATTCTTCCCAGCCAAGATGGATGAGTATAATATGATTAAGCGTGCCTTACAAAATGAAACTTTCCCCAATAAAAACAAGTTttctaaaaagaagatcctcacatttgatgaattgaGTTATACAGATCAGGTTGTTCATATAAAGCAACGTCTTACCGAGTATTCAAGAAAGGTTTATCATAAGGTTAAAGTTTCTGAAATTGTTGAAAGAGAAGCCATTGTTtgtcaaagagaaaatccATTTTATGTCAACACCGTCATGTCTTTTCGTGATAGACGTTATGAGTTCAAAGGTTTAGCGAAAACCTGGAAAGGAAATTTATCCAAACTTGATTCATCTGATAAGCACGCGAGAGATGAagctaaaaaaatgattattCTATATGATTCTTTGCAATTAGCGCACAAAGTTATTTTAAATTCGTTTTATGGGTACGTTATGAGAAAAGGTTCACGATGGTATTCTATGGAAATGGCAGGCATCACATGTCTAACTGGTGCTACGATTATTCAAATGGCGAGAGCCTTGGTTGAGAGAGTAGGAAGACCTTTGGAATTGGATACCGATGGTATCTGGTGTATTTTGCCGAAGTCTTTCCCAGAAACatatttctttactttAGACAATGGCAAAAAACTCTACTTGTCCTACCCATGTTCTATGTTGAATTACAGAGTTCACCAAAAATTCACTAATAATCAATATCAAGAATTAAAGGACCCTCTCAACTACATCTACGAGACTCATAACGAAAacacaattttttttgaagtcgATGGTCCATATAAAGCAATGATTTTGCCAAGCTCCAAGGAAGAAGGAAAGGgtatcaagaaaagatacGCCGTTTTCAACGAAGATGGTTCGCTTGCGGAATTGAAGGGTTTCGAACTGAAAAGACGTGGTGAATTACAGttaatcaaaaattttcagagtgatattttcaaagtatTTTTAGAAGGTGATACATTGGAAGATTGTTATGGAGCTGTAGCAAAAGTGTGCAATCGTTGGCTAGACGTTCTCGATTCACACGGTCTCATGCTGGAGGACGAAGATTTAGTCAGTTTGATTTGTGAAAATAGAAGTATGTCGAAAACATTAAAGGAATACGAAGGGCAAAAATCTACCTCCATTACAACGGCTAAAAGATTAGGCGACTTTCTGGGTGAAGACATGGTTAAAGACAAAGGTCTACaatgtaaatatattatCAGTTCAAAACCTTTTAATGCTCCCGTTACCGAACGTGCTATTCCAGTTGCAATCTTTTCAGCAGAGGTTTCAATCAAGAGGTCTTTCTTGAGAAGGTGGACTTTAGACCCATCTTTGGAAGATCTTGATATCAGGACCATTATCGATTGGGGCTATTATAGAGAGAGGCTTGGATCTGCTATTCAAAAGATCATCACCATTCCAGCAGCTTTACAAGGTGTTTCCAACCCCGTTCCTAGAGTAGAACACCCAGATtggttgaagaaaaaaattgcaacTAGTGAGGATAAGTTCAAGCAAACCTCATTgagtaaatttttttctaagaCTAAAGATGTACCTAAAATGGGTAAGATAAAAGACATCGAGGATTTATTTAAAACAACTTCAGAAGACCAAAGTACTATAATTAAGGTTGCAAGATCCactaaaaagaaaggcGGGTCTAAAAGAAGGAGAAACCAACAGGAAAATGAGGAAGAATCACTGGTTTTGCCCGCAGAGATTCCTTCAATGGAGGAAGATTATGTGAGATGGTTAAATtaccaaaaaattaaatggAAGATTCAAGCAAGGGATAGAAAGCGCAGAGATCAGTTATTTGGCAACACAAACAGTGCACACGAAAGAAGTGCACTAGGCAGTATGATTAGAAAGCAAGCGGAATCGTATGCCAACTCTACTTGGGAGGTCCTACAATATAAAGAGTCTGTTGAGCCAGGAGATTTGGATGTCTTTGTAGCCATTAATGGGAAAGTGCAAAATATAACATTCCACATACCGAAAACTATTTATATAAAGTTCAAAAGCCACACAATACCATTACAGAAGATTAAAAACTGCCTGGTTGAAAGGTCTTCTGCATTAATACCAAACAATCCGAAAACTTCTAATCCTACGACTGGTCAGCTATTTAAAGTGACACTACCAGAATCTGTCTTTCTCgaagagaaacaaaattgtACAAGCATCTTAAATGATGCAAATGCTCTTGGCACATTTGAAAGCACAATAACGCCTCATCAAAGAGCAATTATGGATTTGGGTGCGTCAGTGACATTTCGCTCAAAAGCAATGGGAGCGTTAGGTAAGGGGATTCAACAAGGTTTTGAAATGAAGGATCTTTCAATGACTGAGAACGAGAGGTACTTGAGTGGATTCTTGATGGATGTTAGTTATTTGTTACATTTTCCAACATCAATTGgatatgaatttttttcgttattcAAATCTTGGGAGGACACAATTACTGTATTGGTTTTGAAACCATCCAGCTCGGCGCAAGAAATAAACGTCTCCTCTTTAGAACAGATATACACACAAAtatttgagaaaaagaaaagtaaagtagaaaagttttcttACTTGGTtgatattaaagaaaaggtcAATTTCGAGTTTGCATATTTTACAGATATCTCAAAGCTGTATAGAAGACTTTCTCAAGAAACTACTAAactaaaagaagaaaaaggttTGCAATTCTTATTGTTATTACAATCTCCATTCATCACGAAGCTTCTAAGCGCAATACGTCTCTTAAACCAAATACCAGTTGTCAAGCTTTCTCTCAATGAAATTTCTCTTCCACAGTTGAATTGGCAGTCGAcgctattgaaaaaattggttaATCACATTATATCGAGTGGCTCTTGGATTTCTCATTTAATTAAATTATCCCAGTACAGTAATATTCCGATTTGTAATTTGAGACTGGACAATATGGATTATGTTATCGATGTTCTTTATGCGAGAAGGCTAAGGCATGAGAACATCGTGCTTTGGTGGAATGAGAAAAACCCATTGCCGGATCATGGTGGTACTCAGAATGATTTCGACTTGAATACATCGTGGATTATGAACGACTTGGAATTCCCTGAAATTAATAATCCAGACATCTATGATAATGTAGTACTAGATGTTAGTGTTGATAATCTAACAGTAAACACAATATTGGCATCTGCATTGATCAATGACGCGGAGGGTAGTGATTTGGTTAATAGTAGTATGGGTATGGACGATAAAAATTCCAACAGCAACTCTACGTCTGATTTTGTGCAGGATGCCTTTTCCAATGATGCTTTAAATGTTCTAAGGAGTATGCTAAAGGAATGGTGGGATGAAGCTTTGAAGGATAATGCAACTGCGGATTTATTGGTCAACTCTCTAGCAAGTTGGGTCCAAAATCCTaatgcaaaattatttgaTGGTTTGTTGAGATATCATGTCCATAACTTAACCAAAAAGTCATTACTTCAATTAGTGAATGAATTTAGCACTCTTGGCTCAACTATTGTCTATGCAGATAGGAACCAAATTTtaatcaaaacaaacaagtACTCACCCGAAAATTGTTATGCTTACAGTCAATATATGATGAAAGCGGTTAGGACAAATCCAATGTTTAGTTATTTGGATTTGAATATTAAACGTTATTGGGATCTGTTAATATGGATGGATAAATTCAACTTTAGTGGTTTAGCTTGTGGGAAGAtagaggaaaaggaaaagcaaGATTATAACGCATTTTCGGAATGGcaattaaagaaatttctgTCGCCTATATATCAGCCCGAATTTGAGGATTGGATGATGATCATCTTAGACAGTATGCTTAAAACCAAGCAGAACTATTTACAATCAAATTCAGGCACACAAAGACCTACTCAAATACTGAACACGAAGAAACAAGACAAAGAAGATGGCATTGACAACTCACTGAATGGGTTCTCGCACATTTTCTCTAAGCcgttaatgaaaagaactAAAAAGCTTCTAAGAAATCAGCAAGAATTTATATTAGATCCACAATACGAAGGAGACTACGCTATACCTATACTTCCTGGGTCTCATTTGAATATAAAGAATCCTCTTTTAGAACTCGTCAAATCACTCTGCCATGTGATGCTGCTATCGCACAGTACAACTTTGGAAATAAGGActttgagaaaagaattGCTGAAGATATTTGAGATACGTGAGTTTGCTAAGGTAGCAGAATTCAAGAATCCAAGTACAAGCTTAGTGGTTCCAGATTTTCTCTGTGAACACTGTTTCTTTATCTCTGACATTGACTTTTGTAAGACAGATCCTGATTCTATTTTCTCTTGTGCCAGGTGTCATAAGGGTTTTAACAGAGTGTTGTTACAAGAGCACTTAATTCAAAAGCTGCGTTCCGATATTGAATCTTATTTGATTCAAGATCTGAGATGCTCTAGATGTCATAAAGTGAAACGTGACTATATGAGTGCACACTGTCCCTGTGCGGGGGCTTGGGAGGGAACCGTACCTAGGGACTCTATTGTCCACAAACTTCACATATTTAAGCAAGTGGCCAAGTTCTACGACTTTGATCTACTATTCAACTCCATATCTGATCTGAGTATTTGACTGAATATTTCGTAATGCGCATGTTTAatgaacttttttcaacatgaaaaaataacaaaatatcattttctttgtttattctGAAAtcatatatagatatacatacacaaaaaaaacactctcaaaaaaacaattgaCAATCTCCATTTGCAACTACAATTGATACTGCTTTCGCTTCTGTGAACTCGCTCTGTTATTTTGTGAGAAGTAGAATGAATGTCACTACTCCCGAGGTTGCCTTTAGAGATTACCAGATCAAATGTCTTGCATCGTACATCTCTGCTGATCCAGACATTACTCCACCAAATTTAATTCTGCAAGGCTACAGTGGAACAGGAAAAACGTATACTTTAAGAGAATATTTTAAAGCCAATCCAGACTTGCATGCGGTTTGGCTGGAACCTGTCGAGTTGGTTTCTTGGAAGCCCCTACTGCAAGCAATAGCGCGTACTGTTCAGTATAAGCTAAAAGTATTATACCCAAACATCCCAGCTACAGACTACGATCCATTACAGGTTGAAGAGCCATTTCTTTTAGTCAAAACAttgcataatatttttGCTCAATATAAGTCTTTGAGGGAAAAAGTTTGTCTGTTCTTAATATTGGATGGTTTTGATAGTTTACAAGATTTAGATGCTGCATTGtttaataaatatattaaacTACACGAATTACTTCCAAAGGACTCCAAAgttgatttgaaatttgtttACACCATGTTAGAGACATCTTTTTTACAGAGATACTCCACACATTGTATTCCAACCATTATGTTTCCGAGGTATGAGATGGATGAAATTTCTAGTATCCTAGTTATGTCTAGATGTGGTGAGCTAGTTGAAGACTCATGCCTGCGTAAGCGCATTATTGAAGAGCAGATAACGGATTGTACAGATGACCAGTTTCAAAGTGTAGCAGCAAACTTCATCCACTTGGTTGTACAGGCGTTTCATTCTTATACTGGTAATGATGTATTTGCATTGAATGACCTGATCGACTTTAAGTGGCCAGATTATGTCTCTCGCATTACCAAGGAGAACATATTTGAACCGCTGACTCTTTATAAAAGTACAATCAAACTATTTGTTGGCACTGATGATGATTTGAGTACAAATGAAATTGCAGAGAATTCCATGAATATTAATGGGGATGAGCCTAAGAGCAGCCAAACGTACGAACTATCAATAATTTCCAAGTATCTGCTAATAGCTTCGTACATTTGTTCGTATTTGGAGCCTAGATATGATGCAAGTATTTTTTCCAGGAAAACACGTATTATACAAGGTAGAGCAGCTTATGGacgaaggaaaaaaaaagaagtcaACCCAAGATATTTGCAACCTTCTTTGTTTGCCATTGAAAGATTGCTGGCTATTTTTCAAGCTATATTTCCTATGGAAGGAAAAGCCAAAAGTGGTTCTCTATCGGCTCTTCGTGAGGAACCTTTAATGAGAGCAAATATTGAGGTGTTCCAAAATTTGTCAGAATTGCATACCTTAAAACTAATAGCTACAACCATGAGCAAAAATATCGATTATTTGAGTCCTAAAGTCAGATGGAAGGTAAATGTTCCTTGGGAAATTATCAAGGAAATATCGGAATCTGTTCAATTCGATATTAGCGATTACTTTAGTGATGTTCATGAATAATCAGTTCCTCTGAAAGATATTCGATGCTTGCACAGGTCTGGCGCTTTTGATATATGTGTAATGATGACACACCTACCACTACCTTATATAAATGTTTATAAATGATATGATAAAATGCATACTCTACAGGGCGAAATCGAACAACCTTTTCTCACGTATAAGCTCCTACTTGCAAAAAAGAGCGCAGCCTTAATCATATTTGGGTGACAAAATCAGTCTACCGAGGTACTTTTTGAATGCAATTAGTCTAATGCTTTTAGCACTGAAGTAAAAACCTGGATGCAAAAGTGGccttttcttattttttaactGAAAAGGCGTTTAAATTCCTTTACCAAAATGCCTTACCATGATTGGGCTTGGTCTTGTGTACTTTTCGTTTTGGCActttcgtcatcttctaCAAAACCTTTAATATCTCCAGCAATGGCCCTTGAGACGTCTTCAAACATTTCAAATGTTAGaggttttttcttttcatcctTAATTAATCGTTGAAGAGCTATAAGAATTGTCCTGAACTTATTTTTGAGTTTTACTAACACCTTTTCGAACCCTATcacattttcatcatcattattcATTTCTAAACCGTTTATTAATGTGCGAACAGTATGGATATTGTTTTCGAACAaaggattttgaaaattatacGAATCTAAAACATCACACAATCCTTTCATTTGTCCTAGGATGATGAATCTCTGGAATCCTACTTGTAGGCCAAATTGTTTGCCCTCCAAGAAGTTTTGCTTCAAATTCTCATTTTGCCCTTCACGATAACCGTCTTGGTAATATTGTTCTTCTAAAGTCAGTGAATCGTCAAAATCCATTGTCATTGGCCTTaaattctcttctttttattaatCCGTTGTGCGGTCAAGTAAAGGAAGtagattttgattttcctGAGATGACCTTTCAACTAAGGATGGAGATTTTCGTATTAGTAACTTCATattaaaaaaggaaatcgttaaataaaaaatgagagtagagtattgaaaaagaactgCCGCATTTCTATCTGCAAGCTATTTATTGAGAATATTGATTATTTAATTATAGTTAATTAATTATAATAAGAGTAACGTAAAGTCGAACGAGAGACTAACCTATTCAATTCACATCTACAACTGCTTCCCTGATTTTACTTCTTTACCagttttcttgattttctcTAAAATAAAGTCGTAAGAAAGCGTAGTGTACACGTCTACTGATTGCTGCTCAAGTGATATATTTATCTTAGAAACGTCTGGCTCTAGTCTTGTCAAAACCTTATTAACTGCGCTAGAACAACCCGAACAGGTCATGACGACATTGAATTGGTAATGATTTGTATCAGCCATTGCGTACGCTAGATTCCTCTTGAATTGTTGCAACTGATGGATTTTACTGTTTCTATCTTCCTATAAAATTGTGAGAGTtattttgatgatattCAAAGTTGGGCTACAAGTGTGTCAAGTTTGCACccacaaaaaaaaccacCACACCACATGAAATCTTTTTGAACAATGATAGGAATAGAAGAGTACATATTGTCGTTCCTTATAACTTATGTGTATACAACAAAGACAAGATATTAGTAAATTACACGATTATACAAGCTTAAACATTTCTCAATCTTCTAAACCAGCATCTCTGATTTCGTGGATGTCATCAATAGCATTTCTTCGTAGAGGTGTGTCAGCAAACAACAACTCTATCCATTGAATAAGCTCATCGGTTGTGAAAAGATAAAAGTCACCGTTATAAAACATCTCCATGATCTCTTTTAAATGCAAAGGTAGAAACTTGCCCATTGTGGCGAATTTTTCTCTCATCGCTTTATAACCGGGTTCTTCCGCTAATGTTTGTATCTCAGTATTGTTAACTAGTAAAGATACAAGCTCACCTAAATTTTCCGAATTGACCTCAGAGATGATCTTCCATTTTAGGATTTTATTTGTCACGCAGTCATTATACAAAAAGTTTAGGAATGACAATAAATAACGGGTACTTTCTTCaccttttattttctctaGCGGATAAATGATTTCCTTTGAGATATATGGTAGCAGGCTCTCAATGATGGCATCCCATGATggattcttttctttctcacGGAATTCTGTTAACTGACGCTCAATTAACCTAGAAACAAAACGATACTTCATATTTAATCGAGTTTCCAACAAATTTCTCGTCAATTCCTTTATTCTGTAtagtttttcatcttgttcTATTAGATACCTCATATCCACATAAAGTTGATACCAAttgttgaaaagattaTTAGTGCACATAGCCATGTACGATGTTTGCAAAAGATTATATTTGTATGCAAAGTATTGCTTATCAACATGACTATCTTTAAAAgagttcttgaaattctGTGAAATTGTCAAAAACAAGTTCGGTAACTGTGTCACTTCAATGCGGTCTTCATTAAGTGTTATATTGTGAACTTTTGATGGTTTTATTTTACTTACAGAGGAAAAGTCACTAACgttttcgtcttcgtcgATTGCCCATGCTTCATCCCAGGcattttctccttcttcttcttcctctggttcttcttccatCTGTTCGGctggtttttcttcctcgtcATCGATATCTACgtcaatttcttcaccCCATGCATCAGCATCATCATCCGCCTCCCAATTCCAGTCGTCATCCTTGGGTGCTGAAGTAtgatgttcttttttttcttgttttgtGTCCATACCACTGTTCCCTTTGTTCTCACTTGTTGTATTAGTGCTACTACGAGCATGCTTGAGCTCGATCGTTTCTAAAGTTTTCCAACTTTTATTTGGGTCCTCGAAAATATCTCTTATATTATTGATATGCGATTCGAGAATTTTGTCTAGCAATAGATTATAATATAACTGCTTATTCATCAACAGATCTTGTATTTCCTTTCCGGAGTAAAACCAGTTTTCGGTTTTAGTTTCTGAGGCTAATTTGATCAATTTGTCGTTCGTCGAAGAGACTAGAGTTTTGAGAGGGGAGTCTAAGGAGTCTAAAATTATTGATGCGttatttttcacaaatttggtaaattcTGTATTAAATAAATGTCCTAATTCGGAACTCAAGGTTCGCATGTCTCTCAGGGCCAATCCGTGCAATATGAAATCGCATACTGTTTCGAAACTTGCTAATACAGTAGTGGTGTTTTGGCCATGCGGCGCagatttagaaaaattaagCATCTTCTTCTCATCATCATGCGAGATTTGTTTCCCAGGTATAAAAATTGAGCTTCTGATCTTATTGACAACACTGGCAAGATTCACATAATCCTTTAAAATTACATTCAACTTTGCTCTTACTTGCTCCTGGGAGTCAGCATTGTCCATATCTGAAATGATCCATGACTGACTATCCAGACCACCTTGAGGAAAATACTGCTGAGTCACGAAATCCATAAACGTGTTGTACTCAATATCCACTTCGTCTTTGCCCCATTTGACGGTTGGTGTAAATTGAATAGTATTCTCAGTAATCCTCCAAAACCCAGTTGTAAGAATTTCATACAGTTCCGTGACAAGTTTTAAATGTAGTGAATCAACGTATAATGATATTGACTGCTGAAAGTTAAAGCTTTGCTTTAGAAAGGCTGTATTGTTACGCATTTTTTGCCGTAAAGATTGCAACGAATAGTAGCAATTTTCTAGTTCTAGAAGTTCTAAATTGGTTTTAACTTCCGTTAATAAATTCGATAGTATCTTCAAGTTGTCCAGAGTGTTCAGTTCGTTGGCCAGCTGTGCCTCTTGTTGTAATAGATCGCTAGACTCTTGTTGTAATTCTTTGCCATTTATTATATGGTTATCATCTTTAATTATCAAAGGATCCTTCCGTAACTCGCGTataatttcatctttatcatGAAAAAGAGCTTCCATATCCAGTCCAGAGATCATGTAATTTCCAGCAGTTAAACGAGTTGTGTTACTTCATTTTTGACATATTCaaatatcttcaaaaactaATGATCTTATTATGGAACCTTTAAATTCAACATGTTGTTCATTATATATCACTCCAAACGAAAAGACTTAATTAGCTTCTATACACTTGATTCAAAACACTTGTTGGTAAGTGTTAATGTCATTATGCTTTATAATGCTAAAATACTGagattttttattacatAATGGTTCTAGTTGTTCATATTAGGGATGATCCCAATTTTTTAAGCTCTTCGTCACAATTGAGGCAGTATTTCTGCAATTGTGTGTCATTCGACCAAAGATCAGCCATTTCTATCGACACCATCGAACATTTATCAATTTCGTCTGATAAAAACTTTTTATAGTCACCCTGTACTAGCTGTTTCTCCATGTCTTGCAGTATCCTTAATTCGATCAACAGTTCGTTCCTCCTCATCGCCAACTCTTTCCGCGTTTCCCTGTACTGGCAATCTTTAGTGAAACTGCCGTCACtgaacttttcaaaaatgggaCTATCCGGTGTAACTGATAATTGATTGGTCAGTAGATCTGAATCACTTATGTAAATGGCTCTTTTCATTGTGAATTTATCTGATCCGAGGCGATCCtggaatattttttcagccCTCTTTACGGACCAGTAGGAAACTGATGCTCTTCCTGATAAAAACACGCTAAACATAATAGATGCTAACAACCCAATTACCATTTTCCGATTAATATGcgagaatttttcagcaaaCAACAATAAGATACCAATCAATATCctaaaaaatacaaatgtTAAATTGGTAATCCTGTAAACCATCAGTTTAATGAATATTAAGAACAAAATAGTGCATGAATACTTTATGTCATATTGAatcttttcacttttctcAAATTTATCGCTCTTGTCACCGGTTggttcttcatttttacTGTTAGAAACGCCTAAAATACCACATAGCTTAACAGCCTTAATAACTTTCCCATGCTTGCCAATTCTCTCTAAATAGTACCGTATCACTTTTCTTATCAGTAGGAATTCGCTATATGTAAATTTTAATACCCAGTTTTGGCACACCATCTCCGCCAAAGATAATTTCTTTACTACTTCCCCAGTTCTACTATCAATGTACTCTAGTTTGTACAAAACATGGAGTAGAGAACTATTTGCCGTCAGATTCAGTTTAATTTCTAAACGGTTATCGGTATCATATGACTCGGATATGACAAACTTGACTGAAATTCTTAGTAGATGACAAAATGGCActttaataaaaatggGATCCAGATCAATTTCAtaatatttgttttcaacaaTATCGACAATTCTTTGAGTAACAAAAATTGGTTTGGATTCTCTATCTCTGAGATATTTTCCAGTATTCAAGAAGTTGTCAGTCATATCCAATCGGAATGGTATTTTACGAACCAATTGTAATCTGTCCTTGgcatctttttctttatgcCAAAACGatttgatgttttctttcgtattttttcttgctaGAAATAGACATTTTGGAAAGGCTCCCGACTTGTCACCAAATAATATATGAACCAATCCTTTGCTGGAAATTTCATACTCGTGATCATATGTAGTTGTGTATTCtgtttgaagttttttGAGCCTGTTCAATAAAGAAGATGCGTCATCAGGCATCTCCCAAAACGTTACATGAGATCCTATCATTTTGGATATACTGTTCATAGCCTTATTATTggaattttcttctttttctgctttatttgattcttcttgctttttctcttgaaaATCCTTCTCCATCTGCTCAAGTTTCACtaatatttcttcattgccatttggattttttgaagccttgttttccaaaaggcACTGCAATTTAGAGGCAATGAGTTTATAGTCAGTAAACAAGATTATTGCCTTCATCTGTAAACCGCTGGCATCataaaattttaaagttttctttgatgtcTTATCGGTTTCTACTGAAACAATATCAGCTAGATTGATGTTCGTGAGACAGATGAACTCCATAGAGTTCATGTAGCAATAAATATAATCCTTTGTGCAGAAACAAGTTGCCGAAAacttttgtcttttgttGGGGCACCAAAATGCttcaaatttgaataataaaagtTCTTC encodes:
- the DSL1 gene encoding Dsl1p, whose translation is MISGLDMEALFHDKDEIIRELRKDPLIIKDDNHIINGKELQQESSDLLQQEAQLANELNTLDNLKILSNLLTEVKTNLELLELENCYYSLQSLRQKMRNNTAFLKQSFNFQQSISLYVDSLHLKLVTELYEILTTGFWRITENTIQFTPTVKWGKDEVDIEYNTFMDFVTQQYFPQGGLDSQSWIISDMDNADSQEQVRAKLNVILKDYVNLASVVNKIRSSIFIPGKQISHDDEKKMLNFSKSAPHGQNTTTVLASFETVCDFILHGLALRDMRTLSSELGHLFNTEFTKFVKNNASIILDSLDSPLKTLVSSTNDKLIKLASETKTENWFYSGKEIQDLLMNKQLYYNLLLDKILESHINNIRDIFEDPNKSWKTLETIELKHARSSTNTTSENKGNSGMDTKQEKKEHHTSAPKDDDWNWEADDDADAWGEEIDVDIDDEEEKPAEQMEEEPEEEEEGENAWDEAWAIDEDENVSDFSSVSKIKPSKVHNITLNEDRIEVTQLPNLFLTISQNFKNSFKDSHVDKQYFAYKYNLLQTSYMAMCTNNLFNNWYQLYVDMRYLIEQDEKLYRIKELTRNLLETRLNMKYRFVSRLIERQLTEFREKEKNPSWDAIIESLLPYISKEIIYPLEKIKGEESTRYLLSFLNFLYNDCVTNKILKWKIISEVNSENLGELVSLLVNNTEIQTLAEEPGYKAMREKFATMGKFLPLHLKEIMEMFYNGDFYLFTTDELIQWIELLFADTPLRRNAIDDIHEIRDAGLED
- the SIP3 gene encoding Sip3p, which gives rise to MPVQGTDPKKRQLRLISVAFKEASIDSPSFRASVNFFQTRVDALEDWVEKTVDFFDQKYKVSFEDFQRAKETLLSQLLPSPVLLSNGFVSNQSFTPQLVDSFNKDYYDFSVKLLKIVKGDDSSHSTALLELMTNAVEPYRNVRKNFDIYQGKYDSMLASYQAIKVSSTSLEPSSIKNDALELFEVQKSYLKASLDLISAISVVKLSLDKFIYESMKVLKCKSILATKDSGKKIDLSPCMNDYLDSYSIWVENSIEGSKVLNSDIIHAKKQAYGYTLKRITPSNDTSDYNIRSLHSSKLISKDTEAPSKSPEKFGWLYMKTQVGKPSREIWVRRWCFLKNAVFGMFLLSPSKTYVEETDKFGVFLTNVRYDPEEDRKFCFEVKIFGNRVTDLHGNISRDITLVFQTSNFRDLKSWLNAFELTKKYVMNLQHNXLEYELAFKRFSPKYFEFASSTTTSIDQLITTFDKETESLYDTLNCSLSEYDILTLGEEKVFQFQMPTTPISTKMTQLAILSNFLTKGSWFPNAVLANVWGTTDWSEYTILPSKGKKPSSLLTNDGKRLPIRNSTVYPHYYSNELKVLDLQFKSLVFSPDQRLEKLPEELLLFKFEAFWCPNKRQKFSATCFCTKDYIYCYMNSMEFICLTNINLADIVSVETDKTSKKTLKFYDASGLQMKAIILFTDYKLIASKLQCLLENKASKNPNGNEEILVKLEQMEKDFQEKKQEESNKAEKEENSNNKAMNSISKMIGSHVTFWEMPDDASSLLNRLKKLQTEYTTTYDHEYEISSKGLVHILFGDKSGAFPKCLFLARKNTKENIKSFWHKEKDAKDRLQLVRKIPFRLDMTDNFLNTGKYLRDRESKPIFVTQRIVDIVENKYYEIDLDPIFIKVPFCHLLRISVKFVISESYDTDNRLEIKLNLTANSSLLHVLYKLEYIDSRTGEVVKKLSLAEMVCQNWVLKFTYSEFLLIRKVIRYYLERIGKHGKVIKAVKLCGILGVSNSKNEEPTGDKSDKFEKSEKIQYDIKYSCTILFLIFIKLMVYRITNLTFVFFRILIGILLLFAEKFSHINRKMVIGLLASIMFSVFLSGRASVSYWSVKRAEKIFQDRLGSDKFTMKRAIYISDSDLLTNQLSVTPDSPIFEKFSDGSFTKDCQYRETRKELAMRRNELLIELRILQDMEKQLVQGDYKKFLSDEIDKCSMVSIEMADLWSNDTQLQKYCLNCDEELKKLGSSLI